A genomic stretch from Mycobacterium malmoense includes:
- a CDS encoding DHH family phosphoesterase yields MTTIDPNTELAGAPPAGAPAPPVDALGAVELLAAAATIGVVAHIHPDADTIGAGLALALVLDRCGKRVEVSFAAPATLPESLASLPGCHLLVGPDAMRRDVDLVVTVDVPSVKRLGALSELAVAPGRQLLVIDHHASNDMFGTANFVDLSADSTTMMIADILDTWGKPIDPDVAHCIYAGLTTDTGSFRWASARALRLAARLVDIGVDNAAISRTLMDNHPFAWLPLLSRVLGSARLLPDAAGGRGLVYAVVENRDWISSRPEEVESIVDIVRTTQQAEIAAVFKEVDPRQWSVSMRAKADVDLAAVASRFGGGGHRLAAGYTTTGAIDDAVASLRAALG; encoded by the coding sequence GTGACGACGATCGACCCGAACACTGAGCTGGCCGGCGCCCCACCAGCGGGGGCACCGGCGCCGCCCGTGGACGCCCTCGGCGCCGTCGAGCTGCTGGCGGCCGCCGCGACGATCGGGGTGGTCGCCCATATCCATCCCGACGCCGACACCATCGGCGCCGGGCTGGCGCTGGCCTTGGTGCTGGACCGGTGCGGCAAGCGCGTGGAGGTCAGTTTCGCCGCACCGGCGACGCTGCCGGAGTCGCTGGCGTCATTGCCCGGCTGCCACCTGCTGGTCGGCCCGGACGCGATGCGCCGCGATGTCGATTTGGTTGTGACCGTTGACGTTCCGAGCGTCAAGCGGCTGGGGGCGTTGAGCGAGTTGGCCGTCGCCCCCGGGCGCCAGCTGCTGGTCATCGACCACCACGCCTCCAACGACATGTTCGGCACCGCGAACTTCGTCGACCTGTCGGCGGATTCCACCACGATGATGATTGCCGACATCCTGGACACCTGGGGCAAGCCGATCGATCCGGACGTCGCGCACTGCATCTACGCCGGGCTGACGACCGACACGGGGTCGTTCCGCTGGGCCAGCGCCCGCGCCCTTCGGCTGGCGGCGCGGCTGGTGGACATCGGCGTGGACAACGCCGCGATCAGCCGAACACTGATGGACAACCATCCGTTCGCATGGCTGCCGCTGCTGTCGCGCGTGCTGGGCTCGGCGCGGTTGCTGCCGGACGCGGCCGGCGGTCGCGGGCTGGTGTACGCGGTTGTCGAGAACCGGGACTGGATCAGTTCTCGCCCCGAGGAGGTCGAGAGCATCGTCGACATCGTCCGCACCACGCAGCAGGCCGAGATCGCGGCGGTCTTCAAGGAGGTCGACCCGCGGCAGTGGTCGGTGTCGATGCGGGCCAAGGCCGACGTGGATCTGGCGGCGGTCGCATCCAGGTTCGGCGGCGGCGGCCACCGGCTGGCCGCGGGCTACACCACCACCGGCGCGATCGACGATGCCGTGGCGTCGCTGCGCGCGGCCCTTGGCTAG
- a CDS encoding enoyl-CoA hydratase, whose product MTDDILLIDTDERVRTLTLNRPQARNALSSALRDRFFAALTDAETDDGVDVVILTGTDPVFCAGLDLKELGGQSALPDISPRWPAMSKPVIGAVNGAAVTGGLELALYCDILIASEQARFADTHARVGLLPTWGLSVRLPQKVGVGLARRMSLTGDYLSAAEALRAGLVTEVVPHDRLLPTARQVAAAIVGNNQNAVRALLASYHRIDESQTGAGLWLEAMAARQFRTSGDDIAANREAVLRRGRAQVR is encoded by the coding sequence ATGACCGACGACATCCTGCTGATCGACACCGACGAGCGGGTGCGCACGCTGACCCTCAACCGGCCGCAGGCCCGCAACGCGCTGTCCTCGGCGTTGCGGGACCGGTTCTTTGCGGCCCTGACCGACGCCGAAACCGATGACGGCGTCGACGTCGTCATCCTCACCGGTACCGATCCGGTGTTCTGCGCCGGACTGGATCTCAAGGAGCTGGGTGGCCAGTCGGCGCTCCCGGACATCTCGCCGCGGTGGCCGGCGATGAGCAAACCGGTGATCGGCGCGGTCAACGGCGCCGCGGTCACCGGCGGGCTGGAGCTGGCGTTGTACTGCGACATCCTGATCGCCTCGGAGCAGGCGCGCTTCGCCGACACGCACGCCCGGGTGGGGCTGCTGCCCACCTGGGGGCTCAGCGTGCGGCTGCCGCAGAAGGTGGGCGTCGGCCTGGCCCGGCGCATGAGCCTCACCGGGGACTACCTGTCCGCCGCCGAGGCGCTGCGCGCCGGCCTGGTGACCGAGGTGGTGCCGCACGACCGGCTGTTGCCGACGGCTCGGCAGGTGGCGGCGGCGATCGTCGGCAACAATCAGAACGCGGTGCGGGCATTGCTGGCGTCGTATCACCGGATCGACGAGTCGCAAACCGGCGCGGGGCTATGGCTGGAAGCGATGGCGGCCCGGCAATTCCGGACCAGCGGCGACGACATCGCCGCCAACCGCGAAGCGGTGCTGCGACGCGGGCGGGCCCAGGTGCGTTAG
- a CDS encoding DUF1802 family protein, translated as MTAPALKEWSAVVHALLQGRQRVLLRKGGIGEKRFEVAAQEFLLFPTVAHSHAPRVRPEHRDLLDAGAADSTDDRLVVRAAAKVVAAVPVNRPENLPAIEDLHIWTAESVRADRLDFRPKHKLAALVVSVIPLVEPVPLARVPEYAGCKSWVRLPVRPRLAAPVYAAALNEVAVRVRDAVG; from the coding sequence ATGACCGCGCCCGCGCTCAAGGAGTGGAGCGCGGTGGTGCACGCGCTGCTGCAGGGTCGTCAGCGCGTGCTGCTGCGCAAGGGCGGCATCGGGGAGAAGCGGTTCGAGGTTGCGGCCCAAGAGTTTTTGCTGTTCCCGACGGTCGCGCACAGCCACGCGCCGCGCGTGCGGCCCGAGCATCGCGACCTGCTGGACGCCGGCGCCGCCGACAGCACCGACGATCGGCTGGTGGTGCGGGCCGCGGCGAAAGTTGTTGCCGCGGTGCCGGTTAACCGGCCGGAGAACCTGCCGGCGATCGAGGATCTGCACATCTGGACCGCCGAGTCGGTGCGCGCCGACCGGCTCGACTTCCGGCCCAAGCACAAGCTGGCGGCGCTGGTGGTGTCGGTGATCCCGCTGGTCGAGCCGGTGCCGCTGGCCCGCGTCCCGGAGTATGCGGGCTGCAAGAGCTGGGTGCGGCTGCCGGTGCGGCCGCGGTTGGCCGCGCCGGTATACGCCGCCGCGTTAAACGAGGTCGCCGTCCGGGTCCGCGACGCGGTCGGCTGA
- a CDS encoding CocE/NonD family hydrolase: MGTVSHTPGTLRHVGGNALGRLLGLPRPTTDYTVDRVGVPMRDGVRLVADHYAPIGPNPVGTVLVRGPYGRGFPFSLAFARLYAARGYHVVLQSVRGTFGSGGAFEPMVNEAADGADTVVWLREQPWFTGRFATIGLSYLGFTQWAILRDPPPELAAAVITVGPHDFNASVWGTGSFAVNDFLGWSDLVSHQEDPVRVRAALRQLSAPRKVARAVGQAPMGPAARTLLGAGAPWFESWVEHTDADDPFWDALRFTEALDRMRVPVLLIGGWQDIFLRQTLQQYAHLRGRGPDAALTIGPWTHTQLLTKGLATSTRDSLEWLDTHLGGAAPRRPSRVRVYVTGVDNGQAWRNLPDWPPATTERALYLRPGGHLGETAPTGLTGLAPATFRYDPTDPTPTTGGPLLSSNGGYRDDSRLAVRDDVLAFTSLTLTRDVYVYGSPVVELAHSSDNPHVDLFVRVSEVSGIRAEGRSRNVSDGYRRLGATRKAAGTVRVELDGIAHRFRAGSRIRVLIAGGWFPRYARNLGTGEPLLTGRQSRPATHAVRYGRSRLLLPVGPGDLSADRVADPDGDLV, encoded by the coding sequence CTGGGGACCGTGAGCCACACGCCGGGCACCCTGAGGCATGTCGGCGGCAACGCCCTTGGCCGGCTGCTGGGCCTGCCGCGGCCGACCACCGATTACACCGTGGACCGCGTCGGCGTGCCGATGCGCGACGGGGTCCGCCTGGTGGCCGACCACTACGCGCCGATCGGCCCCAACCCGGTCGGCACCGTGCTGGTGCGCGGGCCCTATGGGCGCGGGTTTCCGTTCTCGCTGGCGTTCGCCCGGCTGTACGCGGCCCGCGGCTACCACGTCGTGCTGCAGAGCGTGCGCGGAACGTTCGGGTCGGGCGGGGCGTTCGAGCCGATGGTCAACGAGGCCGCCGACGGCGCCGACACGGTCGTTTGGCTGCGTGAGCAACCCTGGTTCACGGGCCGATTCGCCACCATCGGGCTGTCGTACCTGGGATTCACCCAGTGGGCGATATTGCGGGATCCGCCGCCGGAACTGGCCGCGGCCGTCATCACCGTGGGCCCACACGATTTCAACGCCTCCGTGTGGGGTACCGGCTCGTTCGCGGTCAACGACTTCCTGGGCTGGAGCGACCTGGTTTCCCACCAGGAGGACCCGGTGCGCGTCCGGGCCGCGCTGCGCCAGTTGAGCGCCCCACGGAAGGTTGCCCGCGCCGTCGGCCAGGCGCCGATGGGCCCTGCCGCGCGGACGCTGCTCGGTGCGGGCGCGCCGTGGTTCGAATCCTGGGTCGAGCACACCGACGCCGACGATCCGTTCTGGGATGCGCTGCGGTTCACCGAGGCGCTGGACCGGATGCGGGTGCCCGTGCTGCTCATCGGGGGCTGGCAGGACATCTTCCTGCGGCAGACGCTGCAGCAGTACGCGCACCTGCGCGGCCGGGGCCCAGACGCCGCGCTCACCATCGGGCCCTGGACGCACACCCAGCTGCTGACCAAGGGGCTGGCCACCAGCACGCGGGACTCACTGGAGTGGCTGGACACCCACCTGGGCGGCGCCGCCCCCCGCCGCCCCAGCAGGGTCCGCGTCTACGTCACCGGCGTGGACAACGGTCAGGCCTGGCGCAACCTGCCCGACTGGCCGCCCGCCACCACCGAACGCGCGCTGTACCTGCGGCCCGGCGGCCACCTGGGCGAGACGGCGCCGACGGGCCTGACGGGCCTGGCGCCGGCGACCTTTCGCTACGACCCCACCGACCCGACGCCCACCACCGGCGGCCCCCTGCTGTCCTCCAACGGCGGCTACCGCGACGACAGCCGGCTCGCCGTGCGCGACGACGTGCTCGCCTTCACCAGCCTCACCCTCACCCGCGATGTGTACGTCTACGGAAGTCCGGTCGTCGAGCTGGCGCACAGCTCGGACAATCCCCACGTGGACCTGTTTGTCCGGGTGAGCGAGGTCAGTGGAATCCGGGCCGAGGGCCGTTCCCGGAATGTCAGCGACGGCTACCGACGGCTGGGCGCCACCCGGAAAGCGGCCGGGACCGTCAGGGTCGAGCTCGACGGCATCGCGCACCGCTTCCGCGCGGGCTCACGCATCCGCGTGCTGATCGCAGGCGGCTGGTTTCCCCGCTACGCGCGCAACCTCGGCACGGGAGAGCCTTTGTTGACGGGCCGGCAGTCCAGGCCGGCCACCCACGCCGTGCGCTACGGGCGGTCCCGGCTGCTGCTTCCCGTCGGCCCCGGCGACCTGTCAGCCGACCGCGTCGCGGACCCGGACGGCGACCTCGTTTAA
- a CDS encoding DUF3558 domain-containing protein, giving the protein MFANVRLIGALGALATAVIGGTVGWQGASPTPGAGGPVELRSTAAPMETTTTMKSPIVATTDPRPFDACEDIPFDALQRLGLAFTPPQHEDGLRCHFDAGNYQMAVEPIIWRTYAQSLPADAVETTIQGHRAAQYWVVKPTYHNSYWYYSCMVTFKSSYGVIQQSLFFSTIYSNPDVDCMSTNLQRANDLAPYYKF; this is encoded by the coding sequence GTGTTCGCCAATGTGCGTCTGATTGGAGCGCTTGGTGCGCTTGCCACGGCGGTCATCGGGGGCACGGTGGGCTGGCAGGGCGCCTCGCCCACGCCGGGCGCGGGCGGGCCCGTCGAGCTGCGGTCGACCGCGGCGCCGATGGAAACCACCACCACCATGAAAAGCCCGATCGTGGCGACCACCGACCCACGCCCGTTCGACGCGTGCGAGGACATCCCGTTCGACGCCCTGCAGCGGCTCGGGTTGGCGTTCACACCGCCCCAACACGAGGACGGGCTGCGCTGCCACTTCGACGCGGGCAACTATCAGATGGCCGTGGAGCCCATCATTTGGCGCACCTACGCGCAAAGCCTGCCCGCGGACGCCGTCGAGACCACGATCCAGGGCCACCGCGCCGCGCAGTACTGGGTTGTGAAGCCGACCTATCACAACAGCTACTGGTATTACTCCTGCATGGTGACGTTCAAGTCCAGCTATGGGGTGATCCAGCAGTCGCTGTTCTTCTCGACCATCTACTCCAACCCCGACGTCGACTGCATGTCCACCAACTTGCAGCGGGCCAACGACCTGGCGCCCTACTACAAGTTCTAG
- a CDS encoding metallophosphoesterase family protein, with translation MAGQKSGQESTNGGQPTLWAVSDLHTGHLGNKPVTESLYPSSPDDWLIVAGDVAERTDEIRWSLDLLRRRFAKVIWVPGNHELWTTNRDPAQVFGRARYDYLVTLCDEMGVVTPEHPFPVWTERGGPATIVPMFLLYDYTFLPEGATSKAEGLAIARQRNVVATDEFLLSPEPYPTREAWCHERLAVTRARLEELDWMTPTVLVNHFPLLREPCDALFYPEFSLWCGTTKTADWHTRYNAVCSVYGHLHIPRTTWYDGVRFEEVSVGYPREWRRRKPYSWLRQVLPDPQYAPGYLNDFGGHFVITPEMRRQAEQFRERLRQRQSR, from the coding sequence GTGGCCGGGCAGAAATCGGGGCAGGAATCGACCAACGGGGGACAGCCCACGCTGTGGGCGGTTTCCGACCTGCACACCGGTCACCTCGGTAATAAGCCGGTCACCGAATCGCTGTACCCGTCGTCTCCGGACGACTGGTTGATCGTCGCCGGCGACGTCGCCGAACGCACCGACGAGATCCGTTGGTCGCTTGACCTGCTGCGCCGCCGCTTCGCCAAGGTGATCTGGGTGCCCGGCAACCACGAGCTGTGGACCACCAACCGCGACCCCGCGCAGGTCTTCGGCCGGGCTCGCTACGACTACCTGGTCACCCTGTGCGACGAGATGGGCGTGGTGACGCCCGAGCATCCGTTCCCGGTGTGGACCGAACGCGGCGGCCCGGCCACGATCGTGCCGATGTTCCTGCTCTACGACTACACCTTCTTGCCCGAGGGGGCCACCAGCAAAGCCGAGGGCCTGGCCATCGCGCGGCAGCGCAACGTGGTGGCCACCGACGAATTCCTCCTCTCGCCCGAGCCGTACCCCACCCGCGAGGCCTGGTGCCACGAGCGGCTCGCGGTCACCCGAGCCCGCCTCGAGGAGCTGGACTGGATGACGCCGACCGTCCTGGTGAACCACTTCCCGCTGCTGCGCGAGCCCTGCGACGCGCTGTTCTACCCCGAATTCTCGCTGTGGTGCGGCACCACCAAGACCGCCGACTGGCACACCCGCTACAACGCCGTCTGCTCGGTCTACGGACACCTCCACATTCCCCGAACCACCTGGTATGACGGGGTGCGCTTCGAGGAGGTGTCGGTGGGTTACCCGCGGGAGTGGCGGCGCCGCAAGCCGTACAGCTGGCTGCGCCAGGTGCTGCCGGACCCGCAGTACGCGCCCGGCTACCTCAACGACTTCGGCGGTCACTTCGTGATCACCCCCGAGATGCGCCGGCAGGCCGAGCAGTTCCGGGAACGATTGCGGCAGCGGCAGTCGCGATGA
- the pptT gene encoding 4'-phosphopantetheinyl transferase PptT, whose translation MTGRTLVSAVLPDTVSEDLAYEEVYSDPPGLVPLPEEEPLIAKSVAKRRNEFVTVRHCARIALGRLGVPPLPILKGDKGEPCWPDGVVGSLTHCTGYRGAVVGRAGAVRSVGIDAEPHDVLPNGVLDAITLDEERHEIAALPEGLHWDRILFCAKEATYKAWFPLTRRWLGFEDAHIVFDIDPPGTGTAGVFVSKILIDGEALSGPPLTALRGRWSVDRGLVLTAIVL comes from the coding sequence ATGACGGGACGCACGCTGGTGTCGGCGGTGCTGCCCGACACGGTGTCCGAAGACCTGGCGTATGAGGAGGTGTACTCCGACCCGCCCGGCCTCGTCCCGTTGCCGGAAGAGGAGCCGCTGATCGCCAAGTCGGTCGCCAAGCGGCGCAACGAGTTCGTCACCGTCCGGCACTGCGCGCGGATCGCGCTGGGCCGGCTCGGCGTGCCGCCGCTGCCGATCCTCAAGGGCGACAAGGGAGAACCGTGCTGGCCCGACGGCGTGGTGGGCAGCCTCACCCACTGCACGGGCTACCGCGGCGCGGTGGTGGGACGCGCCGGCGCGGTGCGTTCGGTGGGCATCGACGCCGAACCGCACGACGTGTTGCCGAACGGCGTGCTGGACGCGATCACGCTCGACGAGGAACGCCACGAGATCGCCGCTCTGCCCGAGGGCCTGCATTGGGACCGAATCCTGTTCTGCGCCAAGGAAGCAACGTACAAGGCATGGTTTCCGCTGACCAGGCGGTGGCTGGGTTTCGAGGACGCCCACATCGTGTTCGACATCGATCCGCCCGGCACGGGAACCGCCGGCGTGTTCGTCTCCAAGATCCTGATCGACGGCGAGGCGCTGTCGGGCCCGCCGCTGACCGCGCTGCGGGGCCGGTGGTCGGTCGACCGTGGGCTGGTGCTTACGGCGATCGTGCTATGA
- the truB gene encoding tRNA pseudouridine(55) synthase TruB — translation MSGLVVVDKPAGMTSHDVVARCRRVFSTRRVGHAGTLDPMATGVLVIGVERATKVLGLLTATPKSYAATVRLGQTTSTEDAEGELLQSVSASGVTIEAIAAAIAGLRGDIEQVPSAVSAIKVEGRRAYRLVREGHAVELAARPVRIDRFDVLDVRAHDRLVDVDVEVDCSSGTYIRALARDLGAALGVGGHLTSLRRTRVGRFGLDRARSLDDLAQRPELTWTLDEACLLMFPRRDLSAQEAQATSHGRSLSAAGIGGVYAAADADGRVIALLRDEGPRTKPVVVIRPATL, via the coding sequence ATGAGCGGTTTGGTGGTCGTCGACAAGCCGGCCGGAATGACCAGTCACGACGTCGTGGCACGCTGCCGTCGCGTCTTTTCCACCCGCCGGGTCGGCCACGCCGGCACGCTGGACCCGATGGCCACCGGCGTGCTGGTGATCGGCGTCGAGCGCGCCACCAAGGTCCTCGGCCTGCTGACGGCGACGCCGAAGTCGTATGCCGCCACCGTCCGCCTGGGCCAGACCACCTCCACCGAGGACGCCGAAGGTGAACTGCTGCAATCCGTTTCGGCGTCGGGTGTGACGATCGAGGCGATCGCCGCCGCGATCGCCGGACTGCGCGGCGACATCGAGCAGGTGCCGTCGGCGGTCAGCGCGATCAAGGTGGAAGGCCGTCGCGCGTATCGGTTGGTGCGCGAGGGCCACGCCGTCGAGCTGGCGGCCCGGCCGGTGCGCATCGACCGCTTCGACGTGCTGGATGTCCGCGCCCACGACCGGCTGGTGGACGTCGACGTCGAGGTCGACTGCTCGTCGGGAACCTACATCCGCGCGCTGGCCCGCGATCTCGGCGCCGCGCTCGGGGTGGGCGGGCACCTGACGTCGTTGCGGCGCACCCGCGTCGGCCGCTTCGGGCTGGACCGGGCGCGCTCGCTCGACGACCTGGCGCAGCGGCCCGAGCTGACCTGGACCCTGGACGAGGCGTGCCTGCTGATGTTTCCGCGCCGCGACCTGTCCGCCCAGGAGGCGCAGGCGACCAGTCACGGCCGGTCCCTTTCGGCGGCCGGCATCGGCGGCGTCTATGCGGCCGCCGACGCCGACGGCCGGGTGATCGCGCTGCTGCGCGACGAGGGCCCGCGGACCAAGCCGGTGGTGGTGATCCGCCCGGCGACGCTGTAA
- a CDS encoding lipid-transfer protein, producing MSNKVYVVGVGMTKFEKPGRREGWDYPDMARESGTNALADAGIDYREVQQGYVGYVAGDSTSGQRALYELGMTGIPIVNVNNNCSTGSTALFLAAQAVRGGIVDCALALGFEKMQPGSLGGGFQDRESPMGKHVKAMAEIDEFAMPVAPWMFGAAGREHMRQYGSTAEHFAKIGYKNHKHSVNNPYAQFQEPYTLDDILAAKMISDPLTKLQCSPTSDGSGAAIVASEGFVDRHGLAGQAVEIVGQAMTTDFASTFDGSAKGLIGHDMNVQAAQRVYDQSGLGPEDFQVIELHDCFSANELLLYEALGLCGPGEAPKLIDNGDTTYGGRWVVNPSGGLISKGHPLGATGLAQCAELTWQLRGTADKRQVDNVTAALQHNIGLGGAAVVTAYQRAER from the coding sequence ATGTCCAACAAGGTTTACGTCGTCGGCGTGGGGATGACGAAGTTCGAAAAGCCGGGCCGCCGCGAGGGCTGGGATTACCCGGACATGGCCAGGGAGTCGGGCACCAACGCGCTGGCCGACGCCGGCATCGACTACCGCGAGGTGCAGCAGGGCTACGTCGGCTATGTCGCCGGCGATTCCACGTCCGGGCAGCGCGCGCTCTACGAGCTGGGCATGACCGGGATCCCGATCGTCAACGTCAACAACAACTGCTCCACCGGCTCGACGGCGCTGTTCCTGGCGGCGCAGGCCGTTCGCGGCGGGATCGTCGACTGCGCCCTCGCGCTCGGCTTCGAAAAGATGCAGCCCGGCTCGCTGGGCGGCGGCTTCCAGGACCGCGAATCGCCGATGGGCAAGCACGTCAAGGCGATGGCCGAGATCGACGAGTTCGCGATGCCCGTCGCGCCGTGGATGTTCGGCGCCGCCGGCCGCGAGCACATGAGGCAATACGGCAGCACCGCAGAGCATTTCGCCAAGATCGGCTACAAGAATCACAAGCACTCCGTCAACAACCCCTACGCGCAGTTCCAGGAGCCCTACACCCTCGACGACATCCTGGCGGCGAAGATGATCTCCGACCCGCTGACCAAGCTGCAGTGTTCGCCGACGTCGGACGGGTCGGGCGCGGCGATCGTGGCCTCGGAGGGCTTCGTCGACCGCCACGGGCTGGCCGGTCAGGCGGTGGAGATCGTCGGCCAGGCCATGACGACCGATTTCGCGTCGACGTTCGACGGCAGCGCCAAGGGCCTCATCGGCCACGACATGAATGTCCAAGCGGCGCAACGGGTCTACGACCAGTCCGGGCTGGGTCCCGAGGACTTCCAGGTGATCGAGCTGCACGACTGCTTCTCGGCCAACGAGCTGCTGCTCTACGAGGCCCTCGGCCTGTGCGGCCCGGGCGAGGCGCCCAAGCTGATCGACAACGGCGACACCACCTACGGCGGGCGCTGGGTGGTCAACCCGTCCGGCGGCCTGATCTCCAAGGGCCACCCGCTGGGTGCGACCGGGCTGGCGCAGTGCGCCGAGCTGACCTGGCAGCTGCGGGGAACCGCCGACAAGCGCCAGGTCGACAACGTCACCGCCGCGCTGCAGCACAACATCGGGCTGGGCGGCGCCGCCGTCGTGACCGCGTACCAGCGGGCCGAGCGCTAA
- a CDS encoding acyl-CoA dehydrogenase family protein, with amino-acid sequence MFEWSDTDLMVRDAVRQFVDKEIRPHLDELETGALSPYPIVRKLFAQFGLDALAAESVAKMLDRERSGQNEKQGDTGDFGGMGAQASMVAVLVSEIAAVSIGLLSTASVSLGLGAATIASRGTLAQKERWLPDLMTLKKIAAWAITEPDSGSDAFGGMKTHVKRDGADYILNGQKTFITNGPDADVLVVYAKLADDGHPALDPRNRPVLVFVLDAGMPGLTQGKPFKKMGMMSSPTGELFFDNVRLTPDRLLGENERHADGDGRDSARANFAAERIGIAMMALGIINECHRLCVDYAKTRTLWGRNIGQFQLIQLKLAKMEIARMNVQNMVFATIERQRAGKPLTLAEASAIKLYSSEAATDVAMEAVQLFGGNGYMAEYRVEQLARDAKSLMIYAGSNEVQVTHIAKGLLG; translated from the coding sequence ATGTTCGAATGGTCCGACACCGACCTGATGGTTCGGGACGCGGTTCGCCAGTTCGTCGACAAGGAGATCCGTCCGCACCTGGACGAGCTGGAAACCGGTGCGCTGTCGCCCTATCCGATCGTCCGCAAGCTGTTCGCCCAGTTCGGTCTCGACGCGCTGGCCGCCGAGTCGGTCGCAAAGATGCTCGACCGCGAACGAAGTGGGCAGAACGAAAAGCAAGGAGACACAGGCGATTTCGGGGGTATGGGCGCCCAGGCGTCGATGGTCGCGGTGCTGGTCTCCGAAATCGCCGCCGTCAGCATCGGGTTGCTGAGCACCGCGTCGGTCAGCCTCGGCCTGGGCGCGGCGACCATCGCGAGCCGCGGCACGCTGGCCCAGAAGGAACGCTGGCTGCCCGACCTGATGACGCTGAAAAAGATCGCGGCGTGGGCGATCACCGAGCCGGACTCGGGCTCGGACGCGTTCGGCGGCATGAAGACCCACGTCAAGCGCGACGGTGCGGACTACATCCTCAACGGGCAGAAGACGTTCATCACCAACGGGCCCGACGCCGACGTGCTGGTGGTCTACGCCAAGCTCGCCGACGACGGGCACCCCGCCCTGGACCCCCGCAACCGCCCGGTGCTGGTCTTCGTGCTGGACGCCGGCATGCCGGGCCTGACGCAGGGCAAGCCGTTCAAGAAGATGGGCATGATGTCCTCGCCGACGGGCGAATTGTTCTTCGACAACGTGCGGCTGACCCCCGACCGCCTGCTCGGCGAGAACGAACGGCACGCCGACGGCGACGGCCGCGACAGCGCCCGGGCCAATTTCGCGGCCGAGCGGATCGGGATCGCGATGATGGCGCTGGGCATCATCAACGAATGCCACCGGCTGTGTGTGGATTATGCGAAGACCCGCACGCTGTGGGGCCGCAACATCGGGCAGTTCCAGCTGATCCAGCTCAAGCTGGCCAAGATGGAAATCGCGCGAATGAACGTGCAGAACATGGTGTTTGCGACCATCGAGCGTCAGCGGGCCGGTAAACCGCTGACGCTGGCCGAGGCCTCGGCGATCAAGCTGTACTCCTCGGAGGCGGCCACCGACGTCGCGATGGAGGCCGTGCAGCTGTTCGGCGGCAACGGCTACATGGCCGAGTACCGGGTGGAGCAGCTGGCCCGCGACGCCAAGTCGCTGATGATCTACGCCGGCAGCAACGAGGTGCAGGTCACCCACATCGCCAAAGGCCTGCTGGGCTAG
- the mntR gene encoding manganese-binding transcriptional regulator MntR: protein MRADDEPGGITAVGQDYLKVIWNAQEWSTDGNTAKVSTKMLAQKIGVSASTASESIRKLAEQGLVDHEKYGAVTLTEAGRRAALEMVRRHRLLETFLVNELGYGWDEVHDEAEVLEHAVSDRLVARIDAKLGFPRRDPHGDPIPASDGRVPTPPARQLWSCGDGDTGTVARISDADPEMLRYFDSVGINLDSRLRVLTRREFAGMISVAIESADGTENTVDLGSPAARAIWVVA from the coding sequence GTGAGGGCTGACGACGAGCCTGGCGGTATCACCGCGGTCGGCCAGGACTATCTGAAGGTCATCTGGAATGCCCAGGAGTGGTCCACGGACGGGAACACCGCGAAGGTCAGCACCAAGATGCTGGCCCAGAAGATCGGGGTGTCGGCCAGCACGGCGTCGGAGTCGATTCGCAAGCTCGCCGAACAGGGCCTGGTCGACCACGAGAAGTACGGCGCCGTGACCCTGACCGAGGCGGGCCGCCGGGCGGCACTAGAGATGGTGCGCCGGCACCGGCTGCTGGAGACGTTCCTGGTCAATGAGCTCGGCTACGGCTGGGACGAGGTTCACGACGAGGCCGAGGTGCTCGAGCACGCGGTGTCGGATCGCCTGGTGGCCCGCATCGACGCCAAGCTGGGGTTCCCGCGGCGCGACCCGCACGGTGACCCGATCCCGGCCTCCGACGGGCGGGTGCCCACACCGCCGGCGCGTCAGCTGTGGTCATGCGGCGACGGGGACACCGGGACGGTGGCCCGAATCTCCGACGCCGACCCGGAGATGCTGCGCTACTTCGACAGCGTCGGGATCAATCTCGACTCCCGGCTACGGGTGCTGACCCGCCGGGAGTTCGCCGGAATGATCTCGGTGGCAATCGAATCCGCCGACGGCACCGAGAACACCGTCGATCTGGGCAGCCCGGCCGCCCGGGCGATCTGGGTCGTGGCCTAG